The Streptomyces phaeolivaceus genome has a window encoding:
- a CDS encoding nSTAND1 domain-containing NTPase translates to MPSTPPIPPEEVFTLCHDPAERARFIDLSPTAREPGSRLRVLVAVRADFHGRCAEHRGLAEALGDANLLAGPMSSAELREVVVGPAAAAGLTVERALTTRLVEEITDAPGGLPLLSHVLLETWRRRRGKTLTLAGYEAAGGLDGAIAKTAEDVYGRFTDGEAATARRVLLRLSSPGDGTPDTRRPADRAELETTGTGREEVARVLEALARARLLTVDGTAVEVAHEALLTAWPRLRGWIEEDRDRLRAHRQPTEAARAWEELGRDAGALYRGSRLVTAREHFGAPGRTDDLTAQEAAFLAAGLDALEQEERAEARTTRRLRVLVSSPACLLALALTATAVAYSQRQNALDAQRDGPSRQLAAQSAALLESDTDLASLLAIRAYRTSPTLEATRSLYAAAAVPLERRLTGHTGTVSALAHGPDGTTLASGSHDGTVRLWDTGSGDLDATLTASLTEGPVALSFSPDGRTLATAADGAVRLWDTATRYVRATLPGDSAASVTFSPDGRTLAVGDHGNRLRLWDAALPRPAEAIDDICRAVHRDLTRQERARYLPEQESGGAC, encoded by the coding sequence GTGCCGTCCACACCACCGATCCCACCAGAGGAGGTCTTCACCCTCTGCCACGACCCGGCCGAACGCGCCCGGTTCATCGACCTGTCGCCGACCGCACGCGAACCGGGGAGCCGGCTGCGGGTGCTGGTGGCGGTGCGGGCCGACTTCCACGGCCGCTGCGCCGAGCACCGCGGGCTCGCCGAGGCGCTGGGGGACGCCAACCTGCTGGCGGGGCCCATGAGTTCGGCGGAGCTGCGCGAGGTCGTCGTCGGACCGGCCGCCGCGGCCGGACTGACCGTGGAGCGGGCGCTGACCACCCGGCTGGTGGAGGAGATCACCGACGCGCCCGGCGGGCTGCCGCTGCTGTCGCACGTCCTGCTGGAGACCTGGCGCCGCCGCCGGGGCAAGACCCTGACCCTCGCCGGGTACGAGGCGGCCGGCGGACTGGACGGGGCGATCGCCAAGACCGCCGAGGACGTGTACGGCCGGTTCACCGACGGCGAGGCGGCCACCGCCCGCCGGGTGCTGCTGCGGCTGAGCTCCCCGGGCGACGGCACCCCCGACACCCGCCGGCCCGCCGACAGGGCCGAACTGGAGACCACGGGCACCGGACGGGAGGAGGTCGCCCGGGTCCTGGAGGCGCTCGCCCGAGCCCGCCTCCTCACCGTCGACGGCACCGCCGTCGAGGTCGCCCACGAGGCGCTCCTCACCGCCTGGCCCCGGCTGCGCGGCTGGATCGAGGAGGACCGCGACCGGCTGCGCGCCCACCGGCAGCCGACCGAGGCGGCCCGCGCCTGGGAGGAGCTGGGCCGCGACGCGGGCGCGCTGTACCGGGGGAGCCGGCTCGTCACGGCACGGGAGCACTTCGGAGCGCCGGGCCGCACCGACGACCTGACCGCCCAGGAGGCCGCCTTCCTCGCGGCCGGGCTCGACGCCCTGGAGCAGGAGGAGCGCGCCGAGGCCCGCACCACCCGCCGGCTGCGTGTCCTCGTCTCCTCCCCGGCCTGCCTCCTCGCCCTCGCCCTCACCGCCACGGCCGTCGCCTACTCACAGCGCCAGAACGCACTGGACGCCCAACGCGACGGACCCTCCCGGCAGTTGGCCGCCCAGTCCGCCGCCCTGCTGGAGAGCGACACCGACCTCGCCTCGCTGCTCGCCATCAGGGCGTACCGGACCAGCCCCACCCTGGAGGCCACGCGGAGCCTGTACGCCGCCGCGGCCGTCCCTCTGGAACGCCGGCTGACCGGGCACACCGGGACGGTGTCCGCGCTGGCCCACGGCCCGGACGGCACGACCCTCGCCAGCGGCAGCCACGACGGCACGGTACGGCTGTGGGACACCGGCTCCGGAGACCTCGACGCCACGCTCACCGCCAGCCTCACGGAGGGCCCGGTCGCGCTGTCCTTCAGCCCCGACGGCCGGACGCTCGCCACCGCCGCCGACGGCGCCGTACGGCTGTGGGACACCGCCACCCGGTACGTGCGCGCCACTCTGCCCGGGGACAGCGCGGCGAGTGTGACGTTCAGCCCCGACGGCCGCACCCTCGCGGTCGGTGACCACGGGAACCGTCTGCGGCTCTGGGACGCGGCCCTTCCCCGCCCGGCCGAGGCGATCGACGACATCTGCCGGGCGGTCCACCGCGACCTCACCCGGCAGGAGCGGGCCCGGTATCTGCCGGAGCAGGAATCCGGCGGGGCGTGCTGA
- a CDS encoding cytochrome P450, which produces MPCPALPDGFDFTDPDLLHHRVPLPEFAALRRTEPVHWIPQAPGVAGFADEGYWAVTRHADVKYVSTHPELFSSTVNTAIIRFNEHIERDAIDAQRLILLNMDPPEHTRVRQIVQRVFTPRAIRALEDNLRHRALNIAREAVAHAGPFDFVTEVACELPLQAIAELIGIPQEDRIRIFEWSNRMISYDDPEYAITEEVGQQSAMELIAYAMNMAADRKQCPAKDIVTTLVAAEDEGNLTSDEFGFFVLMLAVAGNETTRNAITHGMHAFLTHPDQWDLYKRERPATAAEEIVRWAAPVNSFQRTATQDVELGGKLIRKGDRVGIFYASANHDPDVFENPDTFDITRDPNPHLGFGGGGPHFCLGKSLAVLEIDLIFNAIADAMPGLRLAGEPSRLRSAWINGVKHLQVTTG; this is translated from the coding sequence ATGCCCTGTCCAGCGCTGCCCGACGGGTTCGACTTCACCGACCCCGACCTGCTGCACCACCGTGTCCCCCTCCCCGAGTTCGCCGCACTGCGCCGTACGGAACCGGTCCACTGGATCCCACAGGCACCCGGCGTCGCGGGCTTCGCGGACGAGGGCTACTGGGCCGTCACCCGGCACGCGGACGTCAAGTACGTGTCCACACACCCGGAGTTGTTCTCCTCGACGGTCAACACCGCGATCATCCGCTTCAACGAGCACATCGAGCGGGACGCGATCGACGCGCAGCGGCTGATCCTGCTGAACATGGACCCGCCGGAGCACACCCGGGTCCGCCAGATCGTGCAGCGCGTGTTCACCCCGCGGGCGATCCGGGCGCTGGAGGACAATCTGCGCCACCGCGCCCTGAACATCGCCCGCGAGGCCGTCGCCCACGCCGGCCCCTTCGACTTCGTCACCGAGGTCGCCTGCGAACTCCCCCTCCAGGCCATCGCCGAACTGATCGGCATCCCGCAGGAGGACCGCATCCGGATCTTCGAGTGGTCGAACCGGATGATCTCGTACGACGACCCGGAGTACGCCATCACCGAGGAGGTCGGCCAGCAGTCGGCGATGGAACTGATCGCCTACGCCATGAACATGGCCGCCGACCGCAAGCAGTGCCCGGCGAAGGACATCGTCACCACGCTGGTCGCCGCCGAGGACGAGGGGAACCTCACCTCCGACGAGTTCGGCTTCTTCGTGCTGATGCTGGCGGTCGCGGGCAACGAGACCACCCGTAACGCCATCACCCACGGCATGCACGCCTTCCTCACCCACCCCGACCAGTGGGACCTCTACAAGCGCGAGCGCCCGGCGACCGCCGCCGAGGAGATCGTGCGCTGGGCCGCCCCGGTCAACTCCTTCCAGCGCACCGCCACCCAGGACGTGGAACTCGGCGGCAAGCTGATCAGAAAGGGCGACCGCGTCGGCATCTTCTACGCCTCCGCCAACCACGACCCGGACGTCTTCGAGAACCCCGACACCTTCGACATCACCCGCGACCCCAACCCCCACCTCGGCTTCGGCGGCGGAGGCCCGCACTTCTGCCTCGGCAAGTCGCTGGCCGTCCTGGAGATCGACCTGATCTTCAACGCGATCGCCGACGCGATGCCGGGGCTGCGGCTCGCCGGCGAGCCGAGCCGGTTGCGCTCCGCCTGGATCAACGGGGTGAAGCACCTTCAGGTGACCACCGGCTGA
- a CDS encoding bifunctional glycosyltransferase 87/phosphatase PAP2 family protein, with product MATEQSRPGGAVGRSATAARLGTVRALLWLFAGILAVRQVAVVLSTPRGDRLTDLETWVGPSGVLHVNGSLYDSTRFTGTPFGGLVLKPLTRMAEQTLGWGWTFGTLLLVVALGLVAARALPQPVTRRTALLAAPVAVTLLMLSLPVRNTLYLGQTSIIPVLLVLAGCFAVRGERTSGVCTGLAAALQPTVLLFVPLLWFTGRRRAAASTGITFAGATALAWAAMPHDSYTYWVHHLAGVGLGGRADDLANQSLHGALLRLGLEGPLEIAVFFALAAAVAVLGMRRAIRYARDGQLLLAVAITGCVVVAVSPTSWKHQLLWVLLAVVGRVGTKASSRYVWPVAVVLVMTLPAKMMVPNTGVLHPLRDNVVLLAALAAALVVPFLSRTSEYYRAPIPTEYAPKTETRFSWAPLLRRVATRPNLLLELLLIRVTYAAYQRTRLEATGSRAAAEEHAGQVLAVEKALFLDIEHWVNHTVVGIGWLRDFFDFYYTSFHFVVPLTVLGLLYWRRPADYRWARTAIGFTTVLALVGFFFYPLAPPRLMPGLGIIDTIHGVQDFSKPDYGRLTELTNQYAAMPSLHFGWSLWCGLTIAIVAPRVWMKVLGLLHPFFTVLAIVATGNHWVLDAVGGAAVVGAGFGLTYLLTGPRTTAPRKGRGEPREQPETTGRLATAARRIGGGADGDDGGRGGA from the coding sequence GTGGCGACGGAGCAGAGCAGACCGGGCGGTGCCGTGGGCAGGAGTGCGACGGCGGCGAGACTGGGCACCGTCCGGGCCCTGCTGTGGCTGTTCGCCGGGATCCTGGCGGTGCGGCAGGTCGCGGTCGTGCTGAGCACGCCCCGGGGCGATCGGCTGACGGATCTGGAGACCTGGGTCGGCCCCAGCGGCGTCCTGCATGTGAACGGCTCGCTGTACGACTCGACGCGGTTCACGGGCACCCCCTTCGGCGGCCTCGTCCTCAAGCCACTCACCCGAATGGCCGAACAGACACTCGGCTGGGGCTGGACCTTCGGCACCCTCCTGCTGGTCGTCGCCCTAGGCCTGGTCGCCGCCCGCGCCCTCCCCCAGCCAGTTACCCGCCGTACGGCGCTGCTCGCGGCCCCCGTCGCGGTCACCCTGCTGATGCTGTCGCTGCCCGTGCGCAACACGCTGTACCTGGGCCAGACCAGCATCATCCCCGTCCTGCTCGTCCTCGCGGGATGCTTCGCGGTACGGGGCGAGCGCACCAGCGGGGTCTGCACAGGGCTGGCCGCGGCCCTCCAGCCGACCGTCCTGCTGTTCGTGCCGCTGCTCTGGTTCACCGGCCGCAGGCGGGCCGCCGCGAGCACCGGCATCACCTTCGCCGGGGCCACCGCGCTGGCCTGGGCCGCGATGCCGCACGACTCGTACACCTACTGGGTGCACCATCTGGCCGGGGTCGGTCTCGGCGGCCGGGCGGACGATCTCGCCAACCAGTCCCTGCACGGCGCGCTGCTCCGGCTCGGGCTGGAGGGGCCGCTGGAGATCGCGGTCTTCTTCGCGCTGGCCGCCGCCGTCGCCGTACTCGGCATGCGGCGGGCCATCCGCTACGCCCGTGACGGACAGCTGCTGCTCGCCGTCGCGATCACCGGCTGTGTCGTGGTCGCCGTCTCGCCGACGTCCTGGAAGCACCAGCTGCTGTGGGTGCTGCTCGCGGTGGTCGGCCGGGTCGGTACGAAGGCCTCGTCGCGGTACGTCTGGCCGGTCGCCGTCGTCCTGGTGATGACACTGCCCGCGAAGATGATGGTGCCGAACACGGGCGTCCTGCACCCACTGCGTGACAACGTCGTCCTGCTGGCCGCGCTCGCCGCCGCGCTCGTCGTGCCGTTCCTGTCCCGCACCTCGGAGTACTACCGGGCGCCGATCCCCACCGAGTACGCCCCGAAGACGGAGACCCGCTTCAGCTGGGCCCCGCTGCTGCGCCGGGTGGCCACCCGCCCCAACCTGCTGCTCGAACTGCTGCTGATCCGCGTCACCTACGCCGCCTACCAGCGCACCCGGCTGGAGGCCACCGGCAGCCGGGCCGCCGCCGAGGAGCACGCCGGGCAGGTCCTCGCCGTCGAGAAGGCCCTGTTCCTCGACATCGAGCACTGGGTCAACCACACCGTCGTCGGGATCGGCTGGCTGCGGGACTTCTTCGACTTCTACTACACGTCGTTCCACTTCGTGGTCCCGCTGACCGTCCTCGGCCTCCTGTACTGGCGCCGCCCCGCCGACTACCGCTGGGCCCGTACGGCCATCGGCTTCACCACGGTCCTCGCGCTCGTCGGCTTCTTCTTCTACCCGCTGGCCCCGCCGCGCCTGATGCCCGGCCTCGGCATCATCGACACCATCCACGGCGTCCAGGACTTCTCCAAGCCGGACTACGGCAGACTCACCGAACTCACCAACCAGTACGCGGCGATGCCGTCCCTGCACTTCGGCTGGTCCCTGTGGTGCGGCCTGACCATCGCGATCGTCGCGCCCCGGGTGTGGATGAAGGTCCTCGGCCTGCTGCACCCCTTCTTCACGGTCCTGGCGATCGTCGCGACGGGCAACCACTGGGTGCTGGACGCGGTCGGCGGCGCGGCGGTGGTGGGCGCGGGCTTCGGCCTGACGTACCTCCTGACCGGCCCCCGCACCACCGCGCCCCGGAAGGGGCGCGGGGAACCGCGCGAGCAACCGGAGACGACCGGCAGACTCGCCACGGCCGCCCGGCGCATCGGCGGTGGAGCGGACGGAGACGACGGAGGCAGGGGCGGGGCGTAG
- a CDS encoding steroid 3-ketoacyl-CoA thiolase, with protein MAAEPVIVEAVRTPIGRRGGALANLHPAYLLGETYRELLGRTGIPADCVEQIVGGTVTHAGEQSMNPARTAWLTMGLPYETAATTVDCQCGSSQQASHMVANMVAAGVIDVGISCGVEAMSRVPLGSGSKHGPGKPFPEEWNVDLPNQFEAAERIARHRGLTREDVDALGLLSQERAAAAWAEERFKKETFAVQVPTTEAEQGAGQGMWRLVDHDEGLRDTSPEALARLKPIMPTAVHTAGNSSQISDGAAAIMWASKRMARALKLRPRARIVAQALVGSDPHFHLDGPIDATKAVLGKAGMSLKDIDLVEINEAFASVVLSWAQVFDQDLTKVNVNGGAIALGHPVGATGARLITTALHELERTDKEFALVTMCAGGGLATGTILQRL; from the coding sequence ATGGCCGCGGAACCCGTGATCGTCGAAGCCGTACGCACCCCCATCGGCAGGCGCGGCGGCGCGCTCGCCAATCTGCACCCCGCCTATCTGCTGGGCGAGACCTACCGTGAACTCCTCGGCCGCACCGGCATCCCCGCCGACTGCGTCGAGCAGATCGTCGGCGGCACCGTCACCCATGCCGGCGAGCAGTCCATGAACCCCGCGCGCACGGCCTGGCTGACCATGGGCCTGCCCTACGAGACGGCCGCCACGACCGTCGACTGTCAGTGCGGCTCCTCGCAGCAGGCCTCGCACATGGTGGCCAACATGGTCGCGGCCGGGGTCATCGACGTCGGGATCAGCTGTGGCGTCGAGGCCATGTCCCGGGTGCCGCTCGGGTCGGGGTCCAAGCACGGGCCCGGGAAACCGTTCCCGGAGGAGTGGAACGTCGATCTGCCGAACCAGTTCGAGGCGGCGGAGCGGATCGCCCGGCACCGGGGGCTCACCCGGGAGGACGTCGACGCCCTCGGGCTGCTCTCGCAGGAGCGGGCCGCCGCCGCGTGGGCCGAGGAGCGGTTCAAGAAGGAGACGTTCGCCGTCCAGGTGCCGACCACCGAGGCCGAACAGGGCGCCGGGCAGGGCATGTGGCGGCTCGTCGACCACGACGAGGGGCTGCGCGACACCTCCCCGGAGGCGCTGGCCCGGCTGAAGCCGATCATGCCGACGGCCGTGCACACGGCGGGCAACTCCTCCCAGATCAGCGACGGCGCGGCGGCGATCATGTGGGCGTCCAAGCGGATGGCGCGGGCGCTGAAGCTGCGGCCGAGGGCGCGGATCGTCGCCCAGGCACTGGTCGGCTCCGACCCGCACTTCCACCTCGACGGGCCGATCGACGCGACGAAGGCGGTGCTGGGCAAGGCCGGGATGTCGCTCAAGGACATCGACCTGGTCGAGATCAACGAGGCCTTCGCGTCGGTGGTGCTGAGCTGGGCCCAGGTCTTCGACCAGGACCTGACGAAGGTGAACGTCAACGGCGGTGCCATCGCGCTCGGGCATCCGGTGGGCGCGACCGGCGCGCGGCTCATCACCACCGCGCTGCACGAACTGGAGCGGACCGACAAGGAGTTCGCGCTCGTGACGATGTGCGCGGGCGGCGGTCTGGCGACCGGGACGATCCTTCAGCGGCTGTGA